The Microplitis demolitor isolate Queensland-Clemson2020A chromosome 8, iyMicDemo2.1a, whole genome shotgun sequence genome has a segment encoding these proteins:
- the LOC103576073 gene encoding protein kinase C isoform X2 — translation MFTGTVKVKICEATGLRATDKHRKFWQDAPPIIDPYVLLDVDQNRLNRTSIKAKTYDPVWNETFTHDVQAAVMLGLTVFHDAALPPDDFVANCRIPFEELVRREDETADFWVDLEPHGKLRVKIDLKWSNQDQQPGCSSGEGDSIGSVSGNVGSSVVTGNMEPRGFTERQGFNRRRGAMRRRVHQVNGHKFMATFLRQPTFCSHCRDFIWGVGKQGYQCQVCTCVVHKRCHKLVVTKCPGMRDESNESIQGQRFSVNVPHRFEVHTFKRFTFCDHCGSLLYGLIKQGLQCQVCDLNVHKRCQKNVANNCGIDTKAMAEILSTLNISPDQQSKTRINYKASSASGSSQSPSGNGKHQRPTDNTEPRDQLQDQSASENSSQDEESEMQKVTLEDFNFIKVLGKGSFGKVMLAERKGNSDEIYAVKVLKKDVIIQDDDVDCTMTEKRILALAARHPFLTALHSCFQTPERLFFVMEYVNGGDLMFQIQKARKFDETRARFYAAEVTLALQFLHQHGVIYRDLKLDNILLDREGHCKLADFGMCKEGIVDGKTTTTFCGTPDYIAPEILQELEYGASVDWWALGVLMYEMMAGQPPFEADNEDDLFESILHDDVLYPVWLSKTAVSILKGFMTKNPARRLGCVVSNGGEYAIKSHPFFQSMDWRALEARKLKPPFTPKINNEKDAMNFDTEFTKEEPVLTPVHQSVLQSVNQDEFRGFSFVNKDFNTSKLGTS, via the exons atgtttactggaacagttaaagttaaaatatgCGAAGCTACTGGATTACGTGCCACAGATAAACATCGAAAGTTTTGGCAGGACGCACCACCTATAATAGATCCTTACGTTCTTCTTGATGTCGACCAAAATCGTCTTAATCGTACGTCTATAAAAGCTAAAACATATGATCCAGTGTGGAATGAAACTTTCACCCATGATGTCCAAGCTGCAGTTATGTTGGGACTCACTGTCTTCCATGATGCTGCTTTACCACCTGATGACTTTGTGGCTAATTGTAGAATTCCTTTTGAAGAGCTTGTACGCCGTGAAGATGAGACTGCTGATTTTTgg gttGATCTTGAGCCTCATGGTAAATTACGCGTAAAAATTGATCTAAAATGGAGTAATCAAG atcAACAACCAGGATGTAGTAGTGGAGAAGGAGATAGTATTGGATCAGTAAGTGGAAATGTTGGAAGTAGTGTTGTCACAGGAAACATGGAACCACGTGGATTCACAGAACGCCAAGGATTTAATAGACGAAGAGGGGCCATGCGTCGTAGAGTACATCAAGTTAATGGACATAAATTTATGGCAACATTCTTGAGACAACCAACATTTTGTTCTCACTGTCGTGATTTTATTTG GGGCGTCGGAAAGCAAGGCTATCAGTGTCAAG TATGTACGTGTGTTGTTCATAAAAGATGTCACAAATTGGTTGTTACAAAATGTCCTGGTATGAGAGACGAG TCTAATGAAAGTATACAAGGGCAACGGTTCAGCGTCAATGTACCTCATCGCTTTGAAGTACATACATTTAAACGTTTTACATTCTGCGATCACTGTGGGTCACTTCTTTATGGTTTAATAAAACAAGGTCTTCAATGTCAAG tatGTGACCTAAATGTACACAAACGATGTCAAAAAAATGTCGCTAATAATTGCGGAATCGATACAAAGGCGATGGCTGAAATTTTGAGTACTTTGAATATTTCACCGGACCAGCAATCAAAAactcgaattaattataaggcAAGTTCAGCCAGTGGGTCATCTCAAAGTCCATCCGGAAATGGTAAACATCAACGACCAACGGATAATACTGAGCCGCGGGATCAATTACAAGACCAGTCTGCATCTGAAAATAGTTCACAAGATGAGGAGAGTGAAATGCAAAAAGTAACTCTTGaagatttcaattttattaaagtacttGGTAAAGGAAGTTTTGGCAAAGTAATGCTTGCTGAACGAAAGGGAAATTCTGATGAGATATATGCCGTTAAAGTATTGAAGAAAGATGTTATTATTCAAGATGATGATGTTGATTGTACTATGACAGAAAAACGAATACTTGCTTTGGCAGCAAGGCATCCATTTTTAACTGCTCTTCATAGCTGTTTCCAAACACCCGAACGTCTTTTCTTCGTAATGGAATACGTTAATGGAG gtGATCTCAtgtttcaaattcaaaaagcTCGTAAATTTGATGAAACTCGAGCCCGTTTTTATGCTGCAGAGGTAACTTTAGCCCTGCAGTTTCTACATCAGCATGGCGTAATTTATCGTGATCTTAAACTGGACAATATCCTATTGGATCGCGAAGGTCACTGTAAACTCGCCGACTTTGGTATGTGTAAAGAAGGAATTGTTGACGgtaaaacaacaacaactttTTGTGGTACACCAGATTATATTGCGCCAGAAATACTTCAAGAGTTAGAATACGGTGCGAGTGTAGATTGGTGGGCATTGGGAGTATTAATGTACGAGATGATGGCCGGACAGCCGCCTTTTGAAGCAGATAATGAAGACGATCTTTTCGAATCGATATTACATGACGATGTTCTCTATCCTGTTTGGTTGAGCAAAACAGCAGTGTCTATTCTAAAAGGTTTCATGACTAAAAATCCAGCAAGACGTTTAGGATGTGTCGTATCCAATGGTGGCGAATATGCTATTAAATCACATCCTTTCTTCCAATCAATGGATTGGAGAGCACTCGAAGCACGAAAACTTAAGCCTCCTTTCACgccaaaaatt aataatgAAAAAGATGCCATGAATTTTGATACTGAATTTACAAAAGAGGAGCCTGTACTTACGCCAGTTCATCAATCAGTCCTACAATCAGTAAATCAAGATGAATTCAGAGGATTTTCATTCGTCAATAAAGACTTTAATACAAGCAAACTAGGAACATCTtaa
- the LOC103576073 gene encoding protein kinase C isoform X1 has product MFTGTVKVKICEATGLRATDKHRKFWQDAPPIIDPYVLLDVDQNRLNRTSIKAKTYDPVWNETFTHDVQAAVMLGLTVFHDAALPPDDFVANCRIPFEELVRREDETADFWVDLEPHGKLRVKIDLKWSNQDQQPGCSSGEGDSIGSVSGNVGSSVVTGNMEPRGFTERQGFNRRRGAMRRRVHQVNGHKFMATFLRQPTFCSHCRDFIWGVGKQGYQCQVCTCVVHKRCHKLVVTKCPGMRDEEMETVLQSNESIQGQRFSVNVPHRFEVHTFKRFTFCDHCGSLLYGLIKQGLQCQVCDLNVHKRCQKNVANNCGIDTKAMAEILSTLNISPDQQSKTRINYKASSASGSSQSPSGNGKHQRPTDNTEPRDQLQDQSASENSSQDEESEMQKVTLEDFNFIKVLGKGSFGKVMLAERKGNSDEIYAVKVLKKDVIIQDDDVDCTMTEKRILALAARHPFLTALHSCFQTPERLFFVMEYVNGGDLMFQIQKARKFDETRARFYAAEVTLALQFLHQHGVIYRDLKLDNILLDREGHCKLADFGMCKEGIVDGKTTTTFCGTPDYIAPEILQELEYGASVDWWALGVLMYEMMAGQPPFEADNEDDLFESILHDDVLYPVWLSKTAVSILKGFMTKNPARRLGCVVSNGGEYAIKSHPFFQSMDWRALEARKLKPPFTPKINNEKDAMNFDTEFTKEEPVLTPVHQSVLQSVNQDEFRGFSFVNKDFNTSKLGTS; this is encoded by the exons atgtttactggaacagttaaagttaaaatatgCGAAGCTACTGGATTACGTGCCACAGATAAACATCGAAAGTTTTGGCAGGACGCACCACCTATAATAGATCCTTACGTTCTTCTTGATGTCGACCAAAATCGTCTTAATCGTACGTCTATAAAAGCTAAAACATATGATCCAGTGTGGAATGAAACTTTCACCCATGATGTCCAAGCTGCAGTTATGTTGGGACTCACTGTCTTCCATGATGCTGCTTTACCACCTGATGACTTTGTGGCTAATTGTAGAATTCCTTTTGAAGAGCTTGTACGCCGTGAAGATGAGACTGCTGATTTTTgg gttGATCTTGAGCCTCATGGTAAATTACGCGTAAAAATTGATCTAAAATGGAGTAATCAAG atcAACAACCAGGATGTAGTAGTGGAGAAGGAGATAGTATTGGATCAGTAAGTGGAAATGTTGGAAGTAGTGTTGTCACAGGAAACATGGAACCACGTGGATTCACAGAACGCCAAGGATTTAATAGACGAAGAGGGGCCATGCGTCGTAGAGTACATCAAGTTAATGGACATAAATTTATGGCAACATTCTTGAGACAACCAACATTTTGTTCTCACTGTCGTGATTTTATTTG GGGCGTCGGAAAGCAAGGCTATCAGTGTCAAG TATGTACGTGTGTTGTTCATAAAAGATGTCACAAATTGGTTGTTACAAAATGTCCTGGTATGAGAGACGAG GAAATGGAAACTGTGTTGCAGTCTAATGAAAGTATACAAGGGCAACGGTTCAGCGTCAATGTACCTCATCGCTTTGAAGTACATACATTTAAACGTTTTACATTCTGCGATCACTGTGGGTCACTTCTTTATGGTTTAATAAAACAAGGTCTTCAATGTCAAG tatGTGACCTAAATGTACACAAACGATGTCAAAAAAATGTCGCTAATAATTGCGGAATCGATACAAAGGCGATGGCTGAAATTTTGAGTACTTTGAATATTTCACCGGACCAGCAATCAAAAactcgaattaattataaggcAAGTTCAGCCAGTGGGTCATCTCAAAGTCCATCCGGAAATGGTAAACATCAACGACCAACGGATAATACTGAGCCGCGGGATCAATTACAAGACCAGTCTGCATCTGAAAATAGTTCACAAGATGAGGAGAGTGAAATGCAAAAAGTAACTCTTGaagatttcaattttattaaagtacttGGTAAAGGAAGTTTTGGCAAAGTAATGCTTGCTGAACGAAAGGGAAATTCTGATGAGATATATGCCGTTAAAGTATTGAAGAAAGATGTTATTATTCAAGATGATGATGTTGATTGTACTATGACAGAAAAACGAATACTTGCTTTGGCAGCAAGGCATCCATTTTTAACTGCTCTTCATAGCTGTTTCCAAACACCCGAACGTCTTTTCTTCGTAATGGAATACGTTAATGGAG gtGATCTCAtgtttcaaattcaaaaagcTCGTAAATTTGATGAAACTCGAGCCCGTTTTTATGCTGCAGAGGTAACTTTAGCCCTGCAGTTTCTACATCAGCATGGCGTAATTTATCGTGATCTTAAACTGGACAATATCCTATTGGATCGCGAAGGTCACTGTAAACTCGCCGACTTTGGTATGTGTAAAGAAGGAATTGTTGACGgtaaaacaacaacaactttTTGTGGTACACCAGATTATATTGCGCCAGAAATACTTCAAGAGTTAGAATACGGTGCGAGTGTAGATTGGTGGGCATTGGGAGTATTAATGTACGAGATGATGGCCGGACAGCCGCCTTTTGAAGCAGATAATGAAGACGATCTTTTCGAATCGATATTACATGACGATGTTCTCTATCCTGTTTGGTTGAGCAAAACAGCAGTGTCTATTCTAAAAGGTTTCATGACTAAAAATCCAGCAAGACGTTTAGGATGTGTCGTATCCAATGGTGGCGAATATGCTATTAAATCACATCCTTTCTTCCAATCAATGGATTGGAGAGCACTCGAAGCACGAAAACTTAAGCCTCCTTTCACgccaaaaatt aataatgAAAAAGATGCCATGAATTTTGATACTGAATTTACAAAAGAGGAGCCTGTACTTACGCCAGTTCATCAATCAGTCCTACAATCAGTAAATCAAGATGAATTCAGAGGATTTTCATTCGTCAATAAAGACTTTAATACAAGCAAACTAGGAACATCTtaa